A DNA window from Phragmites australis chromosome 11, lpPhrAust1.1, whole genome shotgun sequence contains the following coding sequences:
- the LOC133884342 gene encoding NAC domain-containing protein 2-like, giving the protein MAQTSLPPGFRFHPTDVELVSYYLKRKIMGKKLLVEAISEVELYKFAPWDLPDKSCLRSKDLEWFFFCPRDKKYPNGSRTNRATPNGYWKTSGKDRTIVLNSRAVGMKKTLIFHEGKAPKGDRTDWVMYEYKMEDDDLVSAGFSKDAYVLCKIFKKSGLGPRIGEQYGAPFNEDEWENADAEASLFNLMPSSEVVNPVEDPHVQHAAPAGAVEVPRLQHSSAACAGEESSFDLVTATTCIEEDLAFGYTTAGSAFQDLSAQQAIDGVVSGNNISNEVNDMCNPHDFDGLSLEDLSRFLNDSPLHDSPVGENSALPPMCEAEARAFEVNTVDLYNELSGLAGLGDVSDNYFARNVGSTEYSILHADRELSTDDYIELNDLLAPDASFPCEFPAQNNQFLQYPLAPSTYNGHFDDAGTLSAAFGPSGSLPTISYVFPPGNNGDFATDQATDYSDPTMQYPFS; this is encoded by the exons ATGGCGCAAACTAGCCTGCCACCTGGTTTTCGTTTCCACCCAACAGACGTTGAGCTCGTTTCCTACTACTTGAAAAGGAAGATTATGGGAAAGAAACTTCTTGTGGAAGCTATATCAGAGGTTGAGCTGTACAAGTTTGCTCCCTGGGATCTCCCTG ATAAATCCTGTCTTCGAAGCAAAGACCTTGAATGGTTCTTCTTTTGTCCTCGTGATAAGAAGTATCCTAATGGGTCCAGGACAAACCGTGCCACACCAAATGGTTACTGGAAAACTAGTGGAAAAGATAGAACTATTGTGCTCAACTCTCGCGCTGTTGGGATGAAGAAAACATTGATTTTTCATGAAGGCAAGGCACCTAAAGGTGACCGGACTGATTGGGTGATGTATGAATACAAAATGGAAGACGATGATTTGGTTTCTGCTGGTTTCTCGAAG GATGCTTATGTACTCTGCAAAATTTTCAAGAAAAGTGGCCTTGGTCCGAGGATTGGGGAGCAATATGGGGCTCCATTTAATGAAGATGAATGGGAAAATGCGGATGCTGAAGCTTCCTTGTTTAATTTGATGCCCTCCTCAGAAGTAGTGAACCCAGTGGAGGACCCACATGTCCAGCACGCCGCCCCTGCTGGTGCTGTAGAGGTACCACGTCTACAGCATTCATCTGCTGCTTGTGCTGGGGAGGAATCATCATTTGATCTTGTAACTGCTACTACTTGTATTGAGGAGGACTTAGCTTTTGGCTATACTACTGCTGGCTCTGCTTTCCAAGATCTATCTGCTCAGCAGGCTATTGATGGGGTGGTTTCTGGCAATAACATTTCCAATGAGGTCAATGATATGTGCAATCCTCATGACTTTGATGGACTTTCACTGGAGGATTTGTCTAGGTTTCTGAATGATTCTCCTCTTCATGACAGCCCTGTTGGAGAG AATTCTGCTCTCCCTCCAATGTGTGAAGCTGAGGCTCGTGCTTTTGAAGTGAACACTGTTGACCTCTACAATGAATTGTCAGGGCTTGCTGGGTTAGGAGATGTGTCAGACAACTACTTTGCTAGGAATGTGGGTTCCACGGAGTACTCTATCCTACACGCTGACAGAGAACTTTCTACTGATGATTATATAGAACTGAATGATCTCCTTGCTCCTGATGCAAGCTTCCCCTGTGAATTTCCTGCGCAAAACAATCAATTTTTGCAGTATCCCCTTGCTCCATCCACATACAACGGGCATTTTGATGATGCTGGTACTCTGTCAGCTGCTTTTGGACCAAGTGGCTCGCTTCCAACCATTTCTTATGTTTTTCCTCCTGGCAATAACGGTGACTTCGCCACAGACCAGGCAACCGACTACTCGGACCCAACCATGCAGTACCCATTCTCATGA